A region from the Niabella agricola genome encodes:
- a CDS encoding vWA domain-containing protein: MRGIQFSGFAADNQGKTPFEKMLDLFMQLLTYTSGDAAEALQWLNELDKEYQLGNDDYGMGDFIEDLKQKGYITEDQQKGEIKITPKTEQGIRKKSLEEIFGKLKKAGKGDHKTFKPGQGDELNPETRPFRFGDMLEQIDFTESIRNAQINHGIDAFHIREDDLSIRETDFKTQTSTVLMIDISHSMILYGEDRITPAKKVAMALSELITTRYPKDTLDIVVFGNDAWPVEIKDLPYLQVGPYHTNTVAGLELAMDLLRRRKNPNKQIFMITDGKPTCLKIGKRYYKNSFGLDRKVVNRCMNLAAAGKKLKIPITTFMIATDPYLQRFVQEFTEMNHGKAYFASLDNLGSFIFKDFESGRSKTVF; encoded by the coding sequence ATGAGAGGTATCCAATTCTCCGGGTTCGCTGCTGACAATCAGGGCAAAACCCCGTTTGAAAAAATGCTCGACCTTTTCATGCAATTGCTTACATACACCAGCGGAGATGCTGCAGAAGCGCTTCAATGGCTAAATGAGCTGGATAAGGAATATCAGCTGGGCAATGATGATTACGGAATGGGCGATTTTATAGAAGACCTGAAACAAAAAGGCTATATTACCGAAGACCAGCAAAAAGGCGAAATAAAAATCACTCCCAAAACAGAACAGGGCATCCGGAAAAAAAGCCTGGAGGAAATTTTTGGCAAACTCAAAAAAGCCGGGAAGGGCGATCATAAGACCTTTAAACCCGGCCAGGGGGATGAGCTGAACCCTGAAACCCGGCCCTTCCGTTTTGGAGATATGCTGGAGCAAATCGATTTTACAGAATCCATCCGCAATGCACAGATCAATCATGGCATTGATGCATTCCATATCCGCGAAGATGATCTCAGCATCCGGGAAACTGACTTCAAAACGCAAACCTCCACTGTATTGATGATCGATATTTCTCATTCAATGATCCTTTATGGTGAGGACCGCATCACGCCCGCCAAAAAAGTAGCCATGGCGCTAAGCGAGCTGATCACAACCCGGTATCCCAAAGACACACTGGATATTGTGGTATTTGGCAATGACGCCTGGCCGGTAGAAATAAAAGATCTGCCTTACCTGCAGGTGGGGCCTTATCACACCAATACGGTGGCCGGACTGGAACTGGCAATGGATCTTTTACGGCGCAGAAAAAATCCAAACAAACAGATCTTTATGATTACCGACGGGAAGCCCACCTGCCTCAAGATCGGAAAGCGATACTATAAAAACAGTTTTGGTTTAGACCGCAAAGTGGTGAACCGTTGCATGAACCTGGCCGCCGCAGGTAAAAAATTAAAGATCCCGATTACCACCTTTATGATCGCAACGGATCCCTACCTGCAGCGCTTTGTTCAGGAATTTACAGAGATGAACCATGGTAAGGCCTATTTTGCTTCACTCGACAACCTCGGTTCCTTTATTTTTAAGGATTTTGAAAGCGGCCGGTCAAAGACCGTGTTTTAA